The nucleotide window CGTATAGAGACGTCCCAGTTGTTCCTGAGAAAAATCGCCTGGCTGGTCGATCGCCAGTGCAACTTTGCGCAAGGCCGACTCTGGTTCATCCTGTCGCAACCATTCCAAGTAAGAGCAAAAAAAGGTATAATGGGAAAAAAGCACAAGATCTGGGCAAGCGGCAAAGAGGCGCAACAGTTCCTTTCGCCCTGCCTCGTCCGCAGTCTCTCCGTTGCCGATCCCGTCGACCAACGCCACCGCTTCCGTCCAAAACCCGTTCTCGATACAGGTCTGCGCCGCCAGGCGATGCAGTCCCTTCGCTTGAAAAGCGCCGACCGCGTCGAAAATGAAGGCGTTTCTCACCGCTTCTTCGTTGCGTGATTCGTAGAGACTCTTCAACACCTTTTTTATCGCCGGGTCGATATGTATAACCAACGCGCCAGGCGGTGCGTCGGCTTCATTGGATGCCGATAGGGCATACATATGGTGGCAGTTCGCTTGACTGGCCCACAATTGATCCATATCGTCGGCGCGCCACAGCCAGGCCGGCGCCGGCGTGGGAATGACCGAGGCGGACAACAGCGCCTGGCGGGCGCCCTCGGGCAGTTGCATCAGCTCTTTCTCGATGATCGCCTTTTTCTCCATCCGGCTTTCCTGTAAGGAACGGTTCGTTTGCACCAACCGCTGGGAGAGCAGGCGAACCAGGTAGAGGGCCACCGTGCTGTTTTCTGCCAGCAGTTCATTGAAGGCCTCCTGGTTGATGGCATAGAGAATTGTATCGGTGGCTGCCATCGCCGAGGTGGAGCGGGGATTGCCGCTCAGTAGGGCCATCTCGCCAAAAACTGCGCCTGCTTCCAAAAAGGTAAGCGCCTGCCTCCGTTCGCCGGGAGCGCCGGTGAACAGTTCCACCTTCCCCCGCACGATCATGAACATCTTATCGCCGGCGTCGCCCTGTTCGAAAAGAAGGGTACCCTCAGCCAGTTCCATACGCTCGATTTTTCCGAGCAACCGGGCCTGTTCAATCGTGGTGAGGTCTTTGAACAGTTCGATATCGTTCAGTTGCAATACCGGTATACCTTCTCTCTTTTCACCCGTCTTTTGCGTTGAAGTGGAATTGGAAATGTTTTTACCATTTTACCATTATGGCAAGCAGGGGCAACAGCGCCGATTGACCTTCACTCGAGTTTACTTGTAAGGGGGGACGCTGCCACATGCCGGTGAACAAGGACGGTCAACGAGAAGGGGAACATCCCAGCGAGTACCTTAACGATATGGTCGAATGGGGCAACCAACAGTATAATCCCGGCCGGTACCTCGGCGGAGACCTTCCGCCGCATCTGAAGTACCCCAAGCCCATCATTCGCTGGATCGCGGGCCTCTCTCTACTCTTTATGTTGGGCAGCCTGATCTATCAGCTCATTCCCTTTGCGCCGCCTTTTCCATCCAGACCGCTACAGGAAAGAGCGGCGAATCCCACAGCCATTCACGTGGACATTCTCTCTAAACAAAATCTTGATTCCTGGGACATCGGCGTCGAGCCTCGTCTCACCGATAAGGGATTTGTCATCGACGTCCACCGGGAATATCGGGGGCAGAAGCCCCTTGAGGATGTGATGATTCAGACAGAGAGCACATCTGTCACATCATCGCCGAATCAACCCTATTATAAAGACGCCACACTCGGCATTCCTGTACAGCATGACGGTCAAGAAAACAAATTCATCATCAAATGGACAGAAGAAGGCATGGCAAGGGAAGGAACCTTTGTGATCAAAACGACGTTCCAAAACGAAACCGGTGAGAACAGCTAAATGGGTCGCTTGAGATATCTCGTCAACGCAAATTACTTGAGCGCGCTGTACGGCTTCGCCCTGTTTATGGTGACCCTTTGCCTTCCTTTTCCCCAATCACCACCCCGGCGATGACGACAACTACGGCGCCGCCTTTTTTATCGTAGGCCTGTTGTTGGTCTATCCCCTATACATCCTGCTCGTCACAGGCAGCAGTTTTTTTATTCGAGACGCTACGGTGGTGTCTATCGGCAGTAGAATTGCACGCATCTTCAGCATAAAACGTCGTTAGCCATTTCTCCTAATGGCTGTCCGACTGCCTTAAGGGCTGCCTAATCCATGCGAAAACGCGTTGGCCCAAATAAGAAAAAGCCTTTCCCAAACAGCGATGACGCTGTGGGAAAGGCTTTTTTCGTTTGTCCGCTCATGGGAAGTCTTTCGAGGCGATATGATGCTAGACCTTAAACTTGCCCAGCGCGCCTTGCAGGTCTTCGGCCAGTCTCGCCAAAGCGTGGCTCGACGCCGCGATCTCCTCCATGGAAGCAGACTGCTCCTGTGTCGCCGCCGAGACCGTCTGCGTTTGCTCTGCCGTATCCTTGACAATCCGGTCGATATCGCGCACCGAGGTGACAATATGCTGGCTCCCCTGGGCCAACTGTTCGATGGAAGCGGTGATCTCCTTGATCTGTGCAGACTCTTGGGCGATCAAAGCCACGATCTCTTGGAAGGCTTGTCCCGCCGTGTTGACCACATCGGCGCCGAGGGTCACTTCCCGGGTGCCATCGCGCATGGCGATGACAGCCTTATCGGTGTCCCTCTGGATGAGACCGATCAGATTGGCGATCTGCTGGGTCGCCTCCTGGGATTGCTCGGCCAACTTGCGCACCTCTTCGGCGACGACGGCAAAACCTCTCCCCTGCTCACCGGCGCGAGCTGCTTCAATGGCCGCATTCAGCGCCAGCAGGTTCGTTTGAGCAGCGATCCCGGAGATGGCGTCCACGATCAGGCCGATCTCCTTCGAGCGTTCCCCTAGTTGGGATACCACCTGAGCCGAACTCGCGACAGTGGACTCGATGCTCTTCATCTGACTGACGGCGGCGTTAACGGCTTGATCGCCTTGGGCGGCGGCGTTGGCCGTCTTGTCCGCTACGGTCAAAACGGTGTGGGCGTTGTCGGACACCTGTTGGATGCGTGTCGACATCTCCTCGATGACGGCGACCGTCGTTTCGACGGCCGTCTTTTGCTGTTCCGCCCCTTGCGCGACACCGGTAATCGTCGCCGCCACCTGATTGGTCGCCATGGACGACTGCTCGGCGCTGGCCGTCAACTCTTGGGATGATGCGGCCACCGTCTCCGCCGTGCCGGCCACATGGGTGATGAGCCTGCGGAGATTTTGCACACCCTGATACAAGCTCGCCAGCAACTGCCCCATTTCATCCTGTGACTGAACGACGACATCCTGCGTCAAGTCCCCCTTGGCGATCGCCTTCGCCACATCCATGCCCTGACCGATCGACCGGAGGATCGGCCGGGTGATGTAAATGGCGAGACCGACGCCGCAGAGCAATCCCATCGCCAAAACGATCAACAACAGTCTTTTTAGGGCATGTTCCTTTTCGGCGATACTTTGGTTTGCCGTGAGAAAGACCTGTGTTCGAATGTCTAGATATTTTTGCACTTCCGCAATCAGCGCCGCATTGTCCGGCGCCGCTTGATTGGCCATGTAGGCAACGGCGACCGCTTGGCCTTGCCTGTCAAACAACTCCACCATCTTGGAGGGGTGGGGCGCAAACTTTTGGGCCGCCGCGTTTACCGGCGCCAATTCATTTTTGTTCTCAGCGGTATGATTCAAATAGGTTAAGGCGTCGTCCGCCTCCTGCTGGGCCTTGCTCAGTTCGTCTTTAAATTTGGGATTTCCCGTCGCCAGATAGCCTCGTATTCCCGCCGCCTGGCGCGCCACATTCAAGGCCAGTTTTTGGGCATTGTCTTTCATCTGGATGCGATATTCGATCAGGTACTGCGTTTCCGCTTCTATCTTCGATAGCTGTACGAAAACAACAGCAACGATGACGGCCATGAGCGCAATCATAACGCCGAAACCGCCGTATATTTTGGTGCGAATGTTCATTTCTTCATCCCTTTCTGTATCGTTTGTCTGCGTTTTTTTCCCTGGAATCCATTAAGTCGTACTGCCCCTCACGCTTACCTTTATTCGGCGAAGGTTGAGAAACGGCTCGTCTTGTCGTGGACGTGAATAAGCATAGTTTATCACAAATAAATGTTCTACGAAAATTGTCCCTCTCTTTTTATGCCTTCCCCGGCAAGACTTTTGTGTCTCCGCTGCATATGTTGATGCGGGGGTGCTCTGATGGCCTATGTATGGGGAGTCGATTCGGCCTCACCGGTGAATCCCGAACTGTTGCGCTGCGTGATCGCTCGTTTCGGGAAGCCACTCTTTTGGGGGCGCTATCTGTCTACAGTTCCGCGGATCGCTTCCGGATTGACAAGAGCGGAACTCGCATTCCTGCGCCGCCAAAATATCAAGGTGCTGCCCATCTATAACGCCTTTCGCTATGCGATCGGATACGACAATGGAAAAAGAGTCGCTCGAGAGGCCCTTCGCAATGCCTGGCGACTGGGAATCGCCAAAGGAACCGTCCTCGTTGCCAATATCGAACACTTTTTCAAGATCGATGACCGGTGGATCCGCGGTTGGGTGGATACGATCCGCCTAGCCGGATACCGCCCGGCGATCTATCACGACCCTGTCCGGGGAGAGTTCAGCAGGGCCTACTGCCGCGCGGTAAAAAAAGACGCCCGGGTACAGCGTGAGACCGCCTTGTGGAGCGCCCAACCAGAAATCACGACGACGGGATCGCGCAATGCGCCGGCCTTTGCCCCCTATCGCCCTCGCTGCGGCGGGAATGTCTGGGCCTGGCAATATGGGCGCGATTCAAGGGTGTGCCCCATCGACACGAACCTCATGGACACGCGATTATATCGTCAACTTTTTTGACGGTTTTCTGCTTCAGACACATGGAAAAATCCCCACCTGGATGCGGTGGGGATTGGCTGATCGGCTTACTCGTTTCCTTTGTTCACAATATCGGTCAGACTCGCAGACAGTTGGGCCAATTGTTGCGACGCCGTGCTGATCTCTTCCATGCTGGCCATCTGCTCCTGTGTCGATGCCGAGATGGTTTGGGTGGACTGGGAGGATTCCTCTGTCACCACAGCGACCTGATCAATCACCTGCATCACCGTGTCGGCTTTGTCCACCAGCTTTTCCGTGGCTCCGTTTAATTTGCCCACTTCATCGAGAAAGCGCGCGATCGTCCTGGAAATCAGGCTGTAGCCGACGCTGGCCCCATTGGCTTTTTCCACGCCGTCGACAATCTGTTGCGTACCTTCGTTCATATTCTTTGTCATCTGATCCACGAGTGATTGCACGGTTCGGATGCGAAGGTTGATCTGCTGCGCCGCCTGATCCGTCTCCTCAGCGAGTTTTTTCACCTCGCTGGCGACGACGCCAAAACCCCGTCCAGCCTCGCCGGCCCGAGCCGCTTCAATGGCGGCGTTCAATGCCAACAGGTTCGTTTGCCCGGCAATGGCTGTAATCATATCGACGATTGTGCCGATTTCCCCTGAACTGTTTTCCAGCGCTTTGATCTGATCTGTATTTTGTTGATTATTTTTCGCGATTTGCTGCA belongs to Heliomicrobium gestii and includes:
- a CDS encoding glycoside hydrolase domain-containing protein: MAYVWGVDSASPVNPELLRCVIARFGKPLFWGRYLSTVPRIASGLTRAELAFLRRQNIKVLPIYNAFRYAIGYDNGKRVAREALRNAWRLGIAKGTVLVANIEHFFKIDDRWIRGWVDTIRLAGYRPAIYHDPVRGEFSRAYCRAVKKDARVQRETALWSAQPEITTTGSRNAPAFAPYRPRCGGNVWAWQYGRDSRVCPIDTNLMDTRLYRQLF
- a CDS encoding methyl-accepting chemotaxis protein, which translates into the protein MNIRTKIYGGFGVMIALMAVIVAVVFVQLSKIEAETQYLIEYRIQMKDNAQKLALNVARQAAGIRGYLATGNPKFKDELSKAQQEADDALTYLNHTAENKNELAPVNAAAQKFAPHPSKMVELFDRQGQAVAVAYMANQAAPDNAALIAEVQKYLDIRTQVFLTANQSIAEKEHALKRLLLIVLAMGLLCGVGLAIYITRPILRSIGQGMDVAKAIAKGDLTQDVVVQSQDEMGQLLASLYQGVQNLRRLITHVAGTAETVAASSQELTASAEQSSMATNQVAATITGVAQGAEQQKTAVETTVAVIEEMSTRIQQVSDNAHTVLTVADKTANAAAQGDQAVNAAVSQMKSIESTVASSAQVVSQLGERSKEIGLIVDAISGIAAQTNLLALNAAIEAARAGEQGRGFAVVAEEVRKLAEQSQEATQQIANLIGLIQRDTDKAVIAMRDGTREVTLGADVVNTAGQAFQEIVALIAQESAQIKEITASIEQLAQGSQHIVTSVRDIDRIVKDTAEQTQTVSAATQEQSASMEEIAASSHALARLAEDLQGALGKFKV
- a CDS encoding methyl-accepting chemotaxis protein, yielding MKTLIENVQKQSGEVKGLSQQLAAAFQNMNASSAEISHSIQELANGAAQQARDVNAAKRLAAEMIEISHTVVSERDRLTEFVQETRTLTQEGNHRIQDTLARMQQIAKNNQQNTDQIKALENSSGEIGTIVDMITAIAGQTNLLALNAAIEAARAGEAGRGFGVVASEVKKLAEETDQAAQQINLRIRTVQSLVDQMTKNMNEGTQQIVDGVEKANGASVGYSLISRTIARFLDEVGKLNGATEKLVDKADTVMQVIDQVAVVTEESSQSTQTISASTQEQMASMEEISTASQQLAQLSASLTDIVNKGNE